CCGGCCGAGGCCTCTAGAATCCTCCGATTGTCTCGGGCAGACCGTAGATCCCGGACCGCTTGTCTGAAGTCCTCCATGGGAAGGGATGCGAGCGCCCCTCTTGGAAGTTGTCGCCATGGTCCCTCGAGAACCGTTGCGGCATGCTGATCGAGTTGTCTTTCGATCTCGAGCAAGTCCAGTTCGAGCGATGCCGAGCGTGCTCGGTCTGTAAGGCTCCCAGCACCCTTCGCCCCGAGCGCCGTGATCTCTTCAGCGCGTGAAAGTACCCGACGGGAGTTTTCATCGTCTGGAGTGTCGGTGTCGCGAAGAGAAGGCGAGTCCGAGAGGAGGGCTTCGAGCTGTTCATTCAGCCGAGCGAGCTCGCGGTCCATTGAAGCGACTTCGTCTTCCGGCGATGCCGGCAGTCCTTCCACGCTCGCGATCGGCCCAGCCGCCGCACGCAATTCGTCGATCCTGACCAGGCGCGCTCGAATCGGCGTGAGGATCTCGACTCGTTCAAGAGCCACCCGCTGTCGTTCGCGCTCCTCTTTCGCCTCAGTAAGGCGACCACGACTGCTCTCCAAGTCACCGACGAGGTGACGGACGTCACGGTCGCGATCTGCCGCGTCGCGGCGCCGTATTCGGAGTTTTCCGATCTCTTCCTGGAGATCCCGCACCCGTTGGTTTCCTCGTCGGTGCGGGCGCCAAATCGCGCCGGCCTCGTGCTCTAGCTCTCCAGCGACGGTGCGTGCGGGAAGAATATCGCTCGCCCCCATTGCGCCGAGCAGACGGTCCTGGATGCCCGCCCAGGTCTCGGCGTCCAAGCCCGCCAAATCTCCAAGTGTGACTGCGAAGACCTGGCTGAAGACGGACCGAGGCACGGCTTCCACCCAAGGAAGCGCGCGATTGCGGAGTTCTTCGGTCGTACCCTCGAATGTCATCTTTCCGGACGGCTGTGAGCGAAGTTGGCGCTCAATCTCCGCGCAGCCGCTGCTCTCCAGGCTGATGCGGAGACTCCCGCTTGCATCCAGACCATCCCATGGGGAGTAGGGATTGGCCTCGCGTGACGCTGGCTGGAACCCGTACATCATGGTGGTCAGGAAGTGGAAGAGGGTCGACTTCCCGGCCTCGTTGGGGCCCAGGACGACGTTGAGGCCCTGGAGAGGCTCCGCCCCAGAATCGAAATCCGAAAAGCGGCCAAAGGCGTCGATGCGTATCCGTTCGATCTTCACGAACGGTCCGCTTCCGAACCCAAGAGCCGGGATGCGAGCTCTCCGTCCGTATCCGTGAGCAGGTCTCGTACATAGGCATCGACCAAGGCCGGGTCATCTCCGGCCACACCCGCGAGTGCAGCGGGGTCGAGTTCGTCCAGCCGCGTTTCCCCGCGCCTGATAGCCTCGGCCAGGCGTAAGCTCGCCCCCAGGACGTCTCCCCGAACCCGATGCTCTTCCACTGGAACGAGTGGGTGGACCCGATCCGCGATCACCGAAACGTCGAGAACACCCAACATGTCCGTCAGCTCGTGTTCGAGGATCCGAACGTTCTCCTGAGCAGACAGGTCTCGCCACAATGGGCACGGCCCCACGAGCTGCACCCGGACCATCCACTCGACCGCGGTCCCGTTGGCCTCTGCGTCCCGTGCCGAACGCCACGCACTTTCGACGAGCCGCTCGAGACGGTCCAGGGAGGTGGCATCTTCTAGATGATCGACCGAGATCGTGTCCCATCGGACCGGTGCTACCGGCCGGAAGGACAGCGCAACGGCGTCTCGATCTCCCATGTCGACAAGCCGCGCGCCCCGCGCACCGGTGTCAGTGTGCCTGCGCCCAATGAGGCTCCCGGCATACACGATGGGTGGATCGAGGGACAATTCCTGTCGGATGTGTACGTGCCCCAGCGCCCAATAGTCGTAACCGGCCCGAATCAAATAGGAGAGTTCGGACGGCGCATAGGCGTGGTGATCCTCGGCTCCAGGAGTCGAGTGCACCTGGGTGTGCAACAAGGCGACCTCGGGGAGCTCGCCGTCAGGTCTCGGCATGAGTCGTGACAGGTCCCGTGTTTCGCGGTCTGTTTCATGGCCGATGGCGGTCACGTATCCGACGGGAAGGCCGTCGCTCCCGTCGATACGAATGCGCTTGGGCGTGTCATCGAAGGCGACGTGGACGTTCGACGGCCAGTCGAGTTGTCGCGGCCCAGTTGCTTGTGAGCCAGGGTCGTGATTGCCGGTGGCGTAGACCACAGTGATGTGGTGTGCCTCGAGCCGGTGAACCTGGTCGAGCAGGAAGCGCTCAGTCTCGAACGAAAGGCGATCGCCGTCGAAGAGGTCTCCTGCGATCAGAAGAGCGTGGACGTCTTCACGAATTGCGAGGTCGACAGCTCGGCGGAACGCATCTCTCGACGCTTCGCGCAATCGACGTCGGACTGCCGGTGAGCGGCCTGAGAACGACGTGTCTAGGTGGACGTCGGCGACGTGGACGAAACGCATAGGGGAAGCTAGAGGAAGTTGAGGCCTCATGGAATTCGCAAATGGGGCCGTTTTTTTGGGTTCCCACCTTCTGCCTTCGCGGGTATCCTTGACCCTGTAACGTTCCCGCTCCGCCACGTGCCCCGCTGCACTGCCCAGTCCTGATGAGCGACACTACGGAATCGGCCCGCCCAGGCCGCACCGAATCTCCCAAAATTTCTGAAGTCTGCGACCGTCTTTCACAGATCTTGGACGACTCAGGTCCGGCCGTTGGATTTGCGGAGACCCTCCTGTCGAAGGCCCCACCCGAGCTCCTGAGCGAGCGCGATCCTGACAGCCTAGCACGAATGGCTCTCGGCGCTCTCAGCTTCATGGAGGCTTCGATCGGGGACCGCGTCGATGTTTCGGTCACCAACCCGAGCCAGGCCGTCGAGGGTTGGGAAGCCCCGGTTACGGTGCTCCGGACGAACGTCAGCGAACGCCCGTTCATCGTCGACACGATTCGGGAATATTTGCACGCCGAAGGGCTCTCGATCTCCTCCATCGTCTATCCGCAGTTCGATGTCGAACGAGATGCTGACAAGCGATTCGTGTCCGCGAAGAAGCCTGGGCTTGAAGGAAGCCCGGAGTCCTTGGTCCACTGTGAGGTCACCCGCGTAACCGATCCCGAGAGGCTGGAGGCGATTCGCGAGGGTGTGGCTTCGGGGCTGCAGGACGTCGTTCGCGCGACGGATGATTTCGCGCCGATGATCGATTCGGTAAACGCGGTTGTCGCCGAACTCGCCGAGAACCGGAAAGCCCTGCCGGGTCGCGGTGCAGAGCTCGCGGAAATCCAAGACTTCATGCGCTGGCTTCGGGACGGCGGCTTCGTGTTTCTCGGCTACCGGGGCTACGACATGGTCGACGTCGGCGGTGGGCGTAGCGTGGCAGTCGAGCCGGGCTCCGGCCTCGGTATCTTGCGCGACGAGGGTCGGTCGCGTTTCGCCAAGCCGGTTCCGATGACCGAACTACTGCCGGAGATGCAGGATCTCGCTGAGCGCGGCCCTGTGCTGATCATCAGTAAGACCAACGCCGAGTCCACCGTGCACCGCCGTGTGCGCATGGACTACATCGGGCTGAAGAAGCTAGGTGCGGACGGGGCGGTCGTTGGTGAGCACCGCTTCGTTGGTTTGTTCACGTCGCGGGCGTATTCGGAGGATGCGGAGAACATCCCGATCCTGCGGGAGAAGCTCGGCCAGATCATCGAGCATGCGGGCGCGGCCGAAGGCTCCCACGACTACAAAGAGATCTTCACGATCTTCAATTCCCTGCCGAAGGAGGAGTTGTTCCTGACTTCGGCCGAAGAGATCGGGGATGATATTCGGACGGTCCTGACGGCGTATCACACGTCGGGTGTACGTGTGACACTTCGCGGTGATCCGCTTCGGCGTGGGGTCGCGGTCATGGTCATCTTGCCCAAGGACCGTTTTTCCGGCGACGTACGGAAGTCTATCGAAGCGTCCCTGGTAGATCTCTTCGATGAAGAAATCCTCAATTACCATCTCGCCCTCGGGGAGGGTGATCAGGCTCGGCTGCACTTCTACATCGGGGCCACCGCGGACCAATTGGAAGGGCTCGATCCGACCGCGCTTGAGGCGCGCGTGGCCCGCATCATTCGTACGTGGATAGATCGCATCGAAGACGGCCTGGAGGCCGTGCTCGAGTCCGCCGACGATGCCCGCCGATTCTCGGCCCTATATGGCAGCGCATTCTCAGCCGAGTACCAGGCAGCCACTGATTCCGAGATCGCCGTGAGGGATATCCTCGAGCTCGAGGACATGGCTGCTAAGGGGAAGAGGATCTCGATCGCTTTCGCCAACCAAGGAGGCGATGTCCCGGTTGCGGGCGCTGAAGACGCGACTGAGCTCAAGGTTTATCTGCGGGAAGAGCGACTTGTCCTGTCGGACTTCATGCCCATCTTGGAGGACGCCGGCTTAAGGGTATTGGCGGTGAAGCCCTTCGACCTGGACGGTGACGTGGGGCGTGCGACCGTCTACGTGTTCGCGGTACAGGACGGCGAGAAGCGACTTCTCGACGTGGACCATTGCGGAGAGATCCTGTCCGAGACGGTGTTGGCGGTGCGGTCGGGTGAGGCACTGAGTGACCCACTCAATTCTCTTGTCGTCAGTGCGGGTCTGCGGTGGAGAGAAGTCGATGTGTTGCGTGGATATGCCGAATATGCCTTCCAGATTGGAGCGGTTCCCAGTCGTAACTCGCTTCAGTCTGCCTTGGTGCAGTACCCCGGAATCGCGCGCGAATTATTCGAACTCTATGCGACGAAGTTCGATCCCGAGTTGGAAGCCTCGAAGGCGGACCGTCTTTCCGCTGTCGACGACATTCGGACGGCCTTCCACGGATCGCTTAGGAGCGTAGCAGCGCTTGCTGACGATCGAGCCCTCCGGCGCCTCGAAGAGCTCATCACAGCGACTTTGAGAACGAACTACTTCCGCCACGGTGGAGAGGCCCCGACGTTCCGGTCCGGTGGTGTGCCCTACATCTCCTACAAGTTCTCTTGTCGGGATTTAGAGTTCCTTAGTAAGACACGCCTCGTCTTCGAGGTGTGGGTCCACTCTGCTCGCATGGAGGGAGTGCACCTCCGGGGCGCGAAGGTCGCCCGTGGTGGGATCCGTTGGAGCGACCGGCCGGACGACTTCCGCACTGAGGTCCTCGGGTTGGTGAAGACCCAGATGGTGAAGAACGCCGTCATTGTGCCAGGCGGCTCAAAGGGTGGCTTCGTGACGCGTGTGGTCCCGGTGGACCCGGAAGAGCGCGTTGCTGAGGGCCGAGATCAGTACCGTACGCTCCAGCGCGGACTGCTCGACCTGACGGACAATTTGGTCGACGGAAAGCCAGTGACCCCCGAGGGCATCGTCGCGTACGACCCGTCCGATCCGTACCTCGTCGTTGCTGCGGACAAAGGGACTGCGTCCTTCTCGGACGTCGCGAACGCCATCTCAGCCGAGTACGATTTCTGGCTCGATGACGCCTATGCTTCCGGTGGATCGAACGGATATGACCATAAGGTGGTCGGCATCACCGCGCGTGGCGGCTGGGAATGCGTGAGGCGCCACTTCCGCGAAGGTGGCAAAGACATTCAGTCTGAACCGTTCACGGTGGTGGGGGTTGGCGACATGAGTGGAGATGTCTTCGGGAATGGAATGCTCCTCTCGGAGCAAATCCGTCTCGTCGCTGCGTTCGACCATCGGCACATCTTTATCGACCCGGACCCGGATCCTGCGTCGACCTTTGCCGAAAGAAAGCGCGTCTATGAAATGGGTCGCTCGAGCTGGGAGGACTATGATGAATCCCTCCTGAGTGAGGGCGGCATGATTGTGCCCCGTGGCTCCAAGGAGGTTGAACTCACGCCACAAGCGCTTGAGGCGCTTGGACTTTCCGCGGAAAGCACGGAAGCGATGGACGGTGAGTCGCTGATCCGAGCTGTGCTCCAGGCACCGGTCGAATTGCTGTGGAACGGCGGTATCGGGACATACGTTAAGTCCGTCTCGGAAACGCACGTGGACGCAGGCGATCCTTCGAACGACACGGTTCGTATCGACTCGGTGGACCTGCGGTGCGAGGTCGTGGGTGAGGGCGGCAACCTCGGCCTGACACAGGCAGCGCGTATTGCGTTCGCACTTCGAGGCGGGCGCATCAATACAGATGCTCTCGACAACTCGGGCGGCGTCGACATGTCGGATCACGAGGTCAACCTCAAGATCTTGTTGGCGCCTGCGGTCGCGGATGGGAAGATGTCTGCGGACGCAAGGAACGTCCTGCTTGAGGAACTGACTGAGGCCGTTGCAGATCTAGTGCTCACGAACAACCGGACTCAGAGTCTGGGGATCTCTCTCGATGCACTCCGTGCTGCGGAAGCCGGAGACGACTTCCGGGACCTCATGTTCTCGCTTGAAAAAAGCGGCTCACTGGACCGACAATCGGAGTTCCTCCCCACCGTCGACGTGCTCCAGGAGCGGCGGGAACGCGGCCAGGCGTTGGTCCGTCCTGAACTCTGTGTGTTGCTCGCGTACACGAAGATGTCACTGATGAGCGATCTGCTGCGGAGCGGATTGGCAGATGATCCGGTCACCGAGAGTTATCTCCTCGGGTACTTCCCGCCGGCAGCGACGATTGCGGCGGGACACGACAAGCTCGAGTCGCATCGTCTACGCCGGGAGATCATTGCCAGCCAGTTCACGAACGACTTGGTCGACCTGATGGGTGCGACCTTCGTGAATCGATTGATGCGAGATACGGGTCGCACGTCGGTGCAGGTAGCCAGAGCATGGTTGGTGGCTTCGCGTCTCGCGGACCACAGGGCTCTTCTTGCGGAGATGGCCAAGCAGCAGACCGCCACCAATTCCCGAGTGACGTACCGTTGGCTCCTCGGTCTGGCCCGTGTGCTCGAACGGACGACCCGATGGATGCTCGCCAACGTGGATTCTGATGTGTCGCCGGCCGAGGTCGTCGATCAGAATATCGAGGGCCTCGCGACCCTGCGAGATTCTTTCAGGGACGTTGTCGCTGGCGAGGACCGCACCCTGTTCGAAGCGCGTGTTGGGGAGATTCGCGAGGTCGGCGCCGACGAGGCCTTCTCGCAGCGGCTCATGACACTCCGATTCTTGGATCAACTCTTGGAGATTCTGGATATCTGCCGAGAAATGCAGTCGGAGACGCTCACGACGGGCCGCGTGTATTACGAAGTATCTGAGGCTTTCGATATCCCGTGGCTTCGACGCAGCACGTTCGCGGTGGCGGGAGACGATCAGTGGGAGCAGCGAGCGGCCCAGGTGCTGTCGGAAGACCTGTCACGAGCTCACCGCGCCCTGGTGATAGCAATCGTCAGTTCGGGCAACGACACGCCCGATTCGACGCAGGAGCTGATCCAGCGCCGCTCCAGGGACGTCCAGCGCTTCAGGAATATCGCTGACGAACTGAAGTCGGAGGAGTCGCCTGGACTGGCCGCGGTTTCGGTCGCCGCTCGGGAACTGTCGGTTCTGGCCAGTCGCCTTTCCTGACGCTCCGGCGCCTAGAAAGGACCTACCGAGAACGATACAGACGCGGCCACGCCGCGTAGCTGCCCTCCCGTGACCTGCGGGAGGTCTTCCACGCCGTACACGAACCGATAGCTCACGTGAGCGCTGGCTTTCAAGAACGTGAGTAGGCTGAGGCCAGCTATGATTTCTGGTTCAACGACCCCGAAATTGTCGGCGGCGATCTCTGTCGATACCAGGGGCAGGCTCACCGTGGCGTTCCCAGCGCCTAACAAGACGCGCAGCGCCCAAAAATTGTCTTCTCGGGGGCTCGGTTTGTGCTCAACCATCAGTCCGCCATAGGCCACGTCCAGGGCGAGGTCCGACCCAAAGGTCTCACTGGTGATCGTGATCCGGTCGATAAGTGCCCATCCAGAGATCCCTACAGAGGTCGCCCTTGTCACATACACCGCTGCGTCGCCGCCGATCATAGTGGTGATGGATCCGCGCATTCTGGTCGCCTTCGCCCCAGCGGAGACGACGGCACCCGACTGAAACGCTCTCGCTGGCTCGGTCGGCTCTTGGCTAGCGAGCGGAAGGGCCAACCCAAACAGGACTCCGATGACCAGCACGGACAAAGGTTTCTTCACGGGGGTACTCCAAGTGGATGGATCCAGCCCAAAGTAACGCTAACCGGACCCTCTGGCCGCTTTCCGTCGGGCGAATCATCTAACGGGGTGAGCCATCAAAAGGGATCGTTTCCCGGCCAGGACAGTTTAGGATGATTAATAGCCCCAATGTTCAATGTTCAAGGAATCCCGATTGTCTGAACCCTTCCCCAAGCCGCAGTGCGCAAGCCTGTCCACCAGGCGGGAGGGCTTTACGCGGATAGAACTTGTAATCGTGCTGGTCTCGGCGGGGATTACGATGGGGTTCGGGTCTCTTGTGTTCAGTGGTTATTTCCAAATCTTCGATTGGGAGGGAATGGTTCTCGCAGGTTCTGTCTCGACTACATGTATGGTGATGTTCTCGGGATGTTTATTGGCGGTCTCGCGGCGGAGAATCCTGGAGGGAGGCCCGCCATTAGTGAAAACACGCGTTACTATTTCTACAACGTGTATGCTGCGAACGAGTCGCTGTCGTACGTGAGATTCCTTGAGGACACCGTGTGCGAAGCCAACTAGGGCGGTGATGGAACAAGCCTAGGCTCCCCGCACCTGCTTGCCAGCAGGTGGGTCCATGAGCATTGTGCCGAGAGCGCGCCGTGAAGTCGCTCGGATCGGCCCCGCCTCTGGTCCGGTGACAAAGCGCCGCCCGGTCGGCGCGAACATCCAGAAAGGGAGTCTGCATGCAACCCACCAATACCCAGGATCCGCAATACTACCACCGGGTCGTGGATTGTCAGTGGGCGTGTCCCGCGCACACTAATGTGCCGGAGTACATCAGGCTCATTGCGGACGGCAAGTACACCGAGTCGTACATGCTCAACCGCAAGTCGAACGTCTTCCCTGGCATTTTGGGGCGTACGTGTGACCGACCCTGTGAGCCGGCCTGTAGACGAGTACGCGTCGAAGACGAGCCGGTTGCGATCTGTCGCCTGAAGCGGGTCGCAGCGGATCTGCGCGACGAGGTGAAACACCTCATTCCGACGGCTCCCGCCCAAAAGAATGGCAAGCGGGTTGCCTTGGTCGGCGCGGGGCCGGCGTCGCTGACGGTGGCGAACGACCTTCTCCCGCTTGGATACGAGGTGGTGATCTACGAGGGCCTGCCTAAGGCTGGCGGGCTCATGCGTACGAACATCCCGTCGTTCCGACTGCCGGTGAAGGTGCTAGAAGAAGAGATCGACTACATCCTCGATATGGGTGCAGAGATCCACTATGAGCATCGCATCGAGAGTCTCAAGGACCTCTTGGACACGGATGAGTTCGATGCGGTCTTCGTTGGCACCGGTGCCCCGAAAGGCAAAGAACTGAACATCCCGGGCCGGGAAGAAGCAGACGCCAACATTCATATCGGGATCGAATGGCTCGAGTCGCTCCACTTCGAGCATATCGACTCGATCGGCGAGCAGGTGTTGGTGATTGGCGTGGGTAACACGGCCATGGACTGCTGCCGCAGTTCGCTTCGTGTCGGAGGTAAAGACGTGAAGGTTATGGCCCGTAAATCCCGTCCCTATTTCAAGGCTTCTCCTTGGGAGCTGGAGGATGCGGAAGAGGAGAAGGTCGAGATCCTCGTGAATCACTCTCCCGCCAGCTTCGTCGTCGAGGACGGTAAGCTGAAAGGCATGATGTTCGATCTCGTCGAGTGGGAAGAGAACGAGAAGGGTCGGCTGGTCAGCACC
This is a stretch of genomic DNA from Longimicrobiales bacterium. It encodes these proteins:
- a CDS encoding DNA repair exonuclease, which gives rise to MRFVHVADVHLDTSFSGRSPAVRRRLREASRDAFRRAVDLAIREDVHALLIAGDLFDGDRLSFETERFLLDQVHRLEAHHITVVYATGNHDPGSQATGPRQLDWPSNVHVAFDDTPKRIRIDGSDGLPVGYVTAIGHETDRETRDLSRLMPRPDGELPEVALLHTQVHSTPGAEDHHAYAPSELSYLIRAGYDYWALGHVHIRQELSLDPPIVYAGSLIGRRHTDTGARGARLVDMGDRDAVALSFRPVAPVRWDTISVDHLEDATSLDRLERLVESAWRSARDAEANGTAVEWMVRVQLVGPCPLWRDLSAQENVRILEHELTDMLGVLDVSVIADRVHPLVPVEEHRVRGDVLGASLRLAEAIRRGETRLDELDPAALAGVAGDDPALVDAYVRDLLTDTDGELASRLLGSEADRS
- a CDS encoding FAD-dependent oxidoreductase, which codes for MQPTNTQDPQYYHRVVDCQWACPAHTNVPEYIRLIADGKYTESYMLNRKSNVFPGILGRTCDRPCEPACRRVRVEDEPVAICRLKRVAADLRDEVKHLIPTAPAQKNGKRVALVGAGPASLTVANDLLPLGYEVVIYEGLPKAGGLMRTNIPSFRLPVKVLEEEIDYILDMGAEIHYEHRIESLKDLLDTDEFDAVFVGTGAPKGKELNIPGREEADANIHIGIEWLESLHFEHIDSIGEQVLVIGVGNTAMDCCRSSLRVGGKDVKVMARKSRPYFKASPWELEDAEEEKVEILVNHSPASFVVEDGKLKGMMFDLVEWEENEKGRLVSTKTGEKFIEADDVILAIGQDNAFPWIERDIGIEFGEWDMPVVDRATFMTTREGVFVGGDAAWGPENIIWAVEHGHQAAISMHQHCQGESVTDRPPYGMNLVSTKMGLHEWRYSNDYNPAERTEMRYEDLEKRLMDMHVEAELGFDIPKTAREVQRCLNCDIQTDFTAKLCIECDACIDICPVSCLTMTENGEEAEIRLRLMAPAENLDQALYVSDDLPQTGRIMAKDEDLCVHCGLCAERCPTAAWDMLEFDLINPHAGHGTWSTTAAPV
- a CDS encoding NAD-glutamate dehydrogenase encodes the protein MSDTTESARPGRTESPKISEVCDRLSQILDDSGPAVGFAETLLSKAPPELLSERDPDSLARMALGALSFMEASIGDRVDVSVTNPSQAVEGWEAPVTVLRTNVSERPFIVDTIREYLHAEGLSISSIVYPQFDVERDADKRFVSAKKPGLEGSPESLVHCEVTRVTDPERLEAIREGVASGLQDVVRATDDFAPMIDSVNAVVAELAENRKALPGRGAELAEIQDFMRWLRDGGFVFLGYRGYDMVDVGGGRSVAVEPGSGLGILRDEGRSRFAKPVPMTELLPEMQDLAERGPVLIISKTNAESTVHRRVRMDYIGLKKLGADGAVVGEHRFVGLFTSRAYSEDAENIPILREKLGQIIEHAGAAEGSHDYKEIFTIFNSLPKEELFLTSAEEIGDDIRTVLTAYHTSGVRVTLRGDPLRRGVAVMVILPKDRFSGDVRKSIEASLVDLFDEEILNYHLALGEGDQARLHFYIGATADQLEGLDPTALEARVARIIRTWIDRIEDGLEAVLESADDARRFSALYGSAFSAEYQAATDSEIAVRDILELEDMAAKGKRISIAFANQGGDVPVAGAEDATELKVYLREERLVLSDFMPILEDAGLRVLAVKPFDLDGDVGRATVYVFAVQDGEKRLLDVDHCGEILSETVLAVRSGEALSDPLNSLVVSAGLRWREVDVLRGYAEYAFQIGAVPSRNSLQSALVQYPGIARELFELYATKFDPELEASKADRLSAVDDIRTAFHGSLRSVAALADDRALRRLEELITATLRTNYFRHGGEAPTFRSGGVPYISYKFSCRDLEFLSKTRLVFEVWVHSARMEGVHLRGAKVARGGIRWSDRPDDFRTEVLGLVKTQMVKNAVIVPGGSKGGFVTRVVPVDPEERVAEGRDQYRTLQRGLLDLTDNLVDGKPVTPEGIVAYDPSDPYLVVAADKGTASFSDVANAISAEYDFWLDDAYASGGSNGYDHKVVGITARGGWECVRRHFREGGKDIQSEPFTVVGVGDMSGDVFGNGMLLSEQIRLVAAFDHRHIFIDPDPDPASTFAERKRVYEMGRSSWEDYDESLLSEGGMIVPRGSKEVELTPQALEALGLSAESTEAMDGESLIRAVLQAPVELLWNGGIGTYVKSVSETHVDAGDPSNDTVRIDSVDLRCEVVGEGGNLGLTQAARIAFALRGGRINTDALDNSGGVDMSDHEVNLKILLAPAVADGKMSADARNVLLEELTEAVADLVLTNNRTQSLGISLDALRAAEAGDDFRDLMFSLEKSGSLDRQSEFLPTVDVLQERRERGQALVRPELCVLLAYTKMSLMSDLLRSGLADDPVTESYLLGYFPPAATIAAGHDKLESHRLRREIIASQFTNDLVDLMGATFVNRLMRDTGRTSVQVARAWLVASRLADHRALLAEMAKQQTATNSRVTYRWLLGLARVLERTTRWMLANVDSDVSPAEVVDQNIEGLATLRDSFRDVVAGEDRTLFEARVGEIREVGADEAFSQRLMTLRFLDQLLEILDICREMQSETLTTGRVYYEVSEAFDIPWLRRSTFAVAGDDQWEQRAAQVLSEDLSRAHRALVIAIVSSGNDTPDSTQELIQRRSRDVQRFRNIADELKSEESPGLAAVSVAARELSVLASRLS